A window of the Dickeya dianthicola NCPPB 453 genome harbors these coding sequences:
- a CDS encoding tRNA/rRNA methyltransferase: MSDELSGKSGKVRVMYVRSEGGDENNGKPKRTPDKRRGDGDNRGRKGRDAAPRGGWDRDNKDRDNKDRNNKDSGERGGKWRSESAGRERPPRREPVEHGDSPWKTVSRAPGEEPDHGGISGKSQIDPDQIRRQRSEETRVYGENACQALFLSRPEAIVRGWFLQEVTPRFREALRWMAANRKAYHVVEDDELIRASGTEHHGGVCFLIKKRRGLDVAAYLSEAGDTDCVLALEDVGNPHNLGGIMRSCAHFGVKGVLVNDSSQLESGAAVRTAEGGAEHVKAISADGLVDALAQFRAAGYTIVTTSSHKGSTLSTVSLPAKTVIVLGQEGDGLSDGAWQQGDVKVSIDGTGNVESLNISVATGILLAEWWRQHHG; the protein is encoded by the coding sequence ATGAGCGATGAGTTAAGTGGGAAGAGCGGCAAAGTCCGCGTCATGTACGTCCGTAGCGAAGGCGGGGACGAGAATAATGGTAAGCCGAAACGTACGCCGGATAAGCGTCGTGGTGACGGCGACAACCGTGGTCGTAAAGGGCGAGACGCCGCACCGCGTGGCGGGTGGGATAGAGATAATAAAGACAGGGATAATAAAGACAGAAATAATAAAGATAGCGGCGAGCGTGGCGGCAAATGGCGCAGCGAGTCGGCGGGGCGTGAGCGTCCACCGCGTCGCGAGCCGGTTGAACATGGGGATTCTCCCTGGAAAACAGTGTCGCGCGCACCGGGAGAAGAGCCGGATCACGGCGGCATCAGCGGCAAGAGTCAGATCGATCCGGATCAGATTCGTCGCCAGCGGTCGGAAGAGACTCGCGTCTACGGTGAGAATGCCTGCCAGGCGCTGTTCCTGAGCCGTCCGGAAGCGATTGTGCGCGGGTGGTTCCTGCAGGAAGTCACGCCGCGTTTTCGTGAAGCGTTGCGCTGGATGGCGGCCAACCGCAAGGCGTACCACGTGGTGGAAGACGACGAGCTGATCCGCGCGTCCGGCACTGAGCATCACGGCGGCGTGTGTTTCCTGATCAAGAAGCGCCGTGGTCTGGATGTCGCGGCGTACCTGAGCGAAGCCGGGGATACCGACTGCGTGCTGGCGCTGGAAGATGTCGGCAATCCGCATAATCTGGGCGGCATCATGCGTAGCTGTGCCCATTTTGGCGTGAAAGGCGTACTGGTGAACGATTCATCGCAACTGGAATCCGGCGCGGCGGTGCGCACGGCGGAAGGCGGTGCCGAGCACGTGAAAGCGATCAGCGCTGATGGCCTGGTTGATGCGCTGGCGCAGTTCCGCGCCGCCGGTTATACCATCGTCACTACTTCTAGTCACAAAGGCTCGACCTTGTCGACAGTCTCGCTGCCCGCCAAAACGGTGATTGTGCTGGGGCAGGAAGGGGATGGCTTGTCTGACGGCGCCTGGCAGCAGGGCGACGTCAAAGTGTCGATTGACGGCACCGGCAATGTGGAAAGCTTGAATATCTCGGTAGCGACCGGGATTTTGCTGGCGGAATGGTGGCGGCAGCATCACGGCTAA
- a CDS encoding tRNA-uridine aminocarboxypropyltransferase encodes MTGNAVLRLRQQRLALSTRPFRARGCRVIRCQRCLLPEVHCLCDTLSPHTARSRFCLVMFDTEPMKPSNTGRLIADVLPQTDAFLWSRTEPDPALLAALQTEEYQPWLVFLADDDESGRQVCHQLPADGKPPLFVMLDGTWPEARKMFRKSPYLDTLPILSLNVDALSSYQLREASSAGQHCTAEIAIALLRQAGDHDAAEALAQHFDRFRRHYLAGKAHHAKKKISSTVTAKPATDV; translated from the coding sequence ATGACCGGTAACGCTGTCCTGCGTCTGCGCCAGCAACGCCTTGCTCTCTCTACACGCCCGTTTCGCGCCCGCGGCTGCCGTGTAATCCGCTGCCAGCGTTGCCTGCTGCCGGAAGTCCACTGCCTGTGCGACACCCTCTCGCCGCACACCGCCCGCAGCCGCTTCTGTCTGGTTATGTTCGACACCGAACCGATGAAGCCCAGTAATACCGGCCGCCTGATTGCCGATGTCCTGCCGCAGACGGATGCCTTTTTGTGGTCGCGTACCGAGCCGGATCCGGCGTTGCTTGCCGCCTTGCAGACAGAAGAGTATCAACCCTGGCTGGTATTTCTGGCGGACGACGATGAAAGCGGCCGTCAGGTCTGTCATCAACTGCCCGCCGATGGCAAACCGCCGCTATTCGTAATGCTGGACGGCACCTGGCCGGAGGCGCGCAAAATGTTCCGTAAAAGCCCGTACCTCGATACGTTGCCGATCCTGTCGTTAAACGTGGACGCCTTATCCAGCTATCAATTACGGGAAGCCAGCAGCGCTGGGCAGCACTGTACGGCGGAAATCGCCATTGCCCTGCTACGCCAGGCTGGCGACCACGATGCCGCCGAAGCGCTGGCGCAGCATTTCGACCGTTTTCGCCGCCATTATCTGGCGGGCAAAGCCCACCACGCGAAAAAGAAAATTTCTTCCACTGTCACAGCAAAACCGGCAACAGACGTTTAA
- the proW gene encoding glycine betaine/L-proline ABC transporter permease ProW, producing the protein MTDATQNPWEETQTPDPITAANHSHAAASGEHAAAAAGSSGNPAQTDPWAPSSAPAGNAPDNAADAWSNAPPPAANDVHQNESDWLNAPAPTQEHFDLMDPFRHTLVPLDHWVTEGIDWLVLHFRPLFQGIRVPVDVILNSFQQLLTGLPAPVAILAFSLLAWQVSGFSMGAATLLSLVAIGAIGAWTQAMVTLALVLTALFFCIIVGLPLGIWLAHSDRAARIVRPLLDAMQTTPAFVYLVPIVMLFGIGNVPGVVVTIIFALPPIVRLTILGIRQVPADLVEAAQSFGASPRQMLFKVQLPLAMPTIMAGINQTLMLALSMVVIASMIAVGGLGQMVLRGIGRLDMGLASIGGAGIVILAIILDRLTQSLGRDARSRGNRHWYHHGPLGLLARPFIKSRV; encoded by the coding sequence ATGACTGACGCCACACAAAACCCCTGGGAAGAAACCCAGACGCCGGATCCGATAACTGCGGCCAACCACAGCCACGCCGCGGCCTCGGGCGAACATGCCGCCGCCGCCGCGGGCTCATCCGGCAACCCGGCGCAAACCGACCCTTGGGCGCCGTCATCAGCGCCGGCGGGCAACGCCCCAGACAACGCCGCCGATGCCTGGAGCAATGCGCCGCCGCCCGCCGCCAATGACGTACATCAGAATGAGAGCGATTGGCTGAACGCGCCGGCACCGACTCAGGAACACTTCGACCTGATGGATCCGTTCCGCCATACGCTGGTGCCGCTCGACCACTGGGTGACCGAAGGCATCGACTGGCTGGTACTGCATTTTCGCCCACTGTTTCAGGGCATCCGCGTGCCGGTCGATGTGATTCTTAACAGCTTTCAGCAACTGCTGACCGGCCTGCCCGCGCCGGTCGCTATTCTGGCGTTCTCACTGCTGGCCTGGCAGGTGTCCGGTTTCAGCATGGGCGCCGCAACGCTGCTGTCGCTCGTCGCCATCGGCGCCATCGGCGCCTGGACGCAGGCAATGGTAACGCTGGCGCTGGTGCTGACCGCATTGTTCTTTTGCATCATCGTCGGTTTGCCGCTGGGGATCTGGCTGGCGCACAGCGATCGCGCCGCCCGTATTGTGCGCCCGCTGCTGGACGCCATGCAGACTACGCCGGCCTTCGTCTATCTGGTGCCGATCGTGATGCTGTTCGGCATCGGTAACGTGCCGGGCGTGGTAGTGACCATTATTTTCGCCCTGCCGCCTATCGTCCGCCTGACCATCCTCGGTATCCGCCAGGTGCCGGCGGACCTGGTGGAAGCAGCGCAATCTTTTGGCGCCAGCCCGCGACAGATGCTGTTCAAAGTACAGTTGCCGCTGGCGATGCCGACCATCATGGCCGGCATCAACCAGACGCTGATGCTGGCGCTGTCGATGGTGGTGATCGCCTCGATGATCGCCGTCGGCGGGTTGGGGCAAATGGTCCTGCGCGGCATCGGCCGTCTCGACATGGGGCTGGCGTCCATCGGCGGGGCCGGCATCGTGATCCTGGCGATCATTCTGGACCGTCTGACCCAGTCGCTGGGGCGTGACGCCCGCAGCCGCGGCAACCGCCATTGGTATCACCACGGCCCGTTGGGGCTGCTGGCTCGCCCCTTCATCAAATCCCGGGTCTGA
- the emrA gene encoding multidrug efflux MFS transporter periplasmic adaptor subunit EmrA: MSANVEKQTPPTMPSKSKKSRKGILTLLMILFFFIGCVWFAYWYLVLRHHQETDDAYVAGNQIQIMSQVNGSVARVNVDNTDLVKKGDVLVELDPTDAEQAFERAKTTLANSVRQVHQQMITVRQYQANIDLQQIALDTAISDLIRREALGRANAIGREDLQHARDQVASARASLEAAKQQYAATQALVLNTPLEQQPAIAQAATDLRNAWLALKRTHIVSPVDGYVSRRSVQLGARVTPSSALMAVVPTAPLWVDANFKETQLPNMRIGQPATIISDLYGDIVEYKGKVVGLDMGTGSAFSLLPAQNATGNWIKVVQRLPVRIELDPKQLADYPLRIGLSMLVNVDTANADGKVLSDASRATPAYQSDALDLDLAPVNQMIDQIIGANAG; this comes from the coding sequence ATGAGTGCCAACGTGGAAAAGCAGACTCCACCGACTATGCCATCGAAGTCCAAAAAATCGCGTAAAGGAATTCTCACGCTGCTGATGATTCTGTTTTTCTTTATTGGCTGTGTGTGGTTTGCCTACTGGTATCTGGTGTTACGGCACCATCAGGAAACCGATGACGCCTATGTCGCCGGCAACCAGATTCAAATTATGTCGCAGGTTAACGGCAGCGTCGCTCGCGTCAACGTCGACAACACCGACCTCGTTAAAAAAGGCGACGTACTGGTGGAGCTTGACCCAACCGACGCCGAACAAGCCTTTGAACGCGCCAAAACCACGTTGGCCAATAGTGTACGTCAGGTTCATCAGCAGATGATCACCGTCCGCCAATATCAAGCCAATATCGACCTGCAGCAGATTGCGTTGGACACGGCTATCAGCGACCTGATCCGCCGTGAAGCGCTGGGGCGGGCCAATGCTATCGGCCGGGAAGACCTGCAGCATGCGCGTGACCAGGTCGCCAGCGCCAGAGCGTCGCTGGAAGCGGCCAAACAGCAGTATGCCGCTACACAGGCGCTGGTGTTGAACACCCCGCTGGAGCAACAACCCGCCATTGCCCAGGCTGCAACCGACCTGCGCAACGCCTGGCTGGCGCTCAAACGCACCCATATCGTCAGCCCGGTGGATGGCTATGTCTCGCGCCGCAGCGTGCAACTGGGCGCACGCGTCACCCCGTCGTCCGCCCTGATGGCTGTGGTGCCGACGGCTCCGCTGTGGGTCGACGCCAACTTTAAGGAAACCCAACTGCCCAACATGCGCATCGGCCAGCCGGCGACCATCATCAGCGACCTGTATGGCGACATCGTGGAGTACAAGGGCAAAGTGGTGGGTCTGGACATGGGGACCGGCAGTGCGTTCTCGCTGCTGCCTGCCCAGAACGCCACCGGCAACTGGATCAAGGTGGTACAGCGCCTGCCGGTACGTATCGAGCTGGATCCCAAACAGCTGGCCGATTACCCGCTGCGTATCGGCCTGTCGATGCTGGTCAATGTGGATACCGCCAATGCCGACGGCAAAGTGCTGTCTGATGCATCCCGCGCGACACCTGCATACCAGAGTGACGCGCTGGATCTGGATCTGGCGCCGGTCAATCAGATGATCGACCAGATCATCGGCGCCAACGCTGGCTGA
- the emrB gene encoding multidrug efflux MFS transporter permease subunit EmrB produces MTRKPLEGMTLALMTIALSLATFMQVLDSTIANVAIPTIAGNLGASNSQGTWVITSFGVANAISIPITGWLAKRFGEVRLFIWATVLFTLTSWLCGMSTSLEMLIVSRMLQGLVAGPIIPLSQSLLLNNYPPAKRGIALALWSMTVVVAPIFGPILGGWISDNYHWGWIFFINVPLGLLVVLITLQTLRGRETKTEIRPIDTIGLILLAAGIGCLQMMLDRGKELDWFNSTEIVALAVIAVVSLTVLVVWELTDDHPVVDLSLFKMRNFTIGCLCTSLAFMLYFGAIVLLPQLLQVVFGYTATWAGLASAPVGLMPVILSPLIGRFMHKLDMRRLVTFSFIMYAVCFYWRAYTFEPAMNFGASAWPQFVQGFAVACFFMPLTTITLSGLPPERMAAASSLSNFARTLAGSIGTSVTTTLWERREALHHAQLSEAINPYNPLAQQTYQQLEAMGMSQQQVSSYLAQQVTAQGLIIGANEIFWLSAGVFVVLIVLVWFAKPPFGGHSAGGAH; encoded by the coding sequence GTGACAAGAAAACCACTTGAGGGCATGACGCTGGCTCTGATGACGATCGCCTTGTCACTGGCGACGTTCATGCAGGTGCTGGACTCGACAATTGCCAACGTAGCCATTCCGACCATCGCCGGGAATCTCGGCGCATCCAACTCACAGGGCACCTGGGTCATCACGTCTTTCGGGGTGGCGAACGCCATCTCCATCCCTATCACCGGCTGGCTGGCCAAGCGATTCGGCGAGGTGCGCCTGTTTATCTGGGCCACCGTGCTGTTTACCCTGACCTCCTGGCTGTGCGGCATGTCCACCAGTCTGGAGATGCTGATCGTTTCCCGTATGCTGCAAGGTCTGGTTGCCGGCCCGATCATCCCGCTGTCCCAAAGCCTGCTGCTGAATAACTACCCGCCTGCCAAACGGGGCATTGCGCTGGCGTTGTGGTCAATGACGGTGGTAGTTGCCCCGATCTTCGGCCCGATCCTCGGCGGCTGGATCAGCGACAACTACCACTGGGGATGGATCTTCTTCATCAACGTGCCGTTAGGTCTCCTGGTGGTGTTGATCACCCTGCAAACACTGCGTGGGCGAGAAACCAAAACCGAAATCCGCCCTATCGACACAATTGGGCTGATTCTGCTGGCGGCAGGTATTGGCTGCCTGCAGATGATGCTGGACCGCGGCAAAGAGCTGGACTGGTTTAACTCGACGGAAATCGTAGCGCTGGCGGTGATTGCCGTGGTGTCGCTAACCGTGCTGGTGGTATGGGAACTGACCGACGATCATCCGGTGGTCGATCTGTCGCTGTTCAAGATGCGCAATTTTACCATCGGCTGCCTGTGTACCAGTCTGGCGTTCATGCTCTATTTCGGCGCCATTGTACTGCTGCCGCAATTGCTGCAGGTCGTGTTCGGCTATACCGCCACCTGGGCCGGTTTGGCTTCCGCCCCCGTGGGCCTGATGCCGGTGATACTCTCGCCGCTCATCGGGCGATTCATGCATAAACTGGATATGCGCCGTCTGGTGACGTTCAGCTTCATCATGTACGCGGTCTGTTTCTACTGGCGAGCCTATACCTTTGAGCCGGCAATGAATTTCGGCGCGTCCGCCTGGCCCCAGTTCGTGCAAGGGTTTGCCGTGGCCTGTTTCTTCATGCCGCTGACCACCATTACGCTCTCCGGCCTGCCGCCGGAACGGATGGCGGCCGCCTCCAGCCTGTCGAACTTTGCCCGAACGCTGGCTGGTTCTATCGGCACGTCGGTCACCACCACATTGTGGGAACGTCGGGAAGCATTGCACCACGCACAGCTTAGCGAGGCTATCAATCCCTACAACCCGCTGGCGCAGCAGACCTACCAGCAGTTGGAAGCGATGGGAATGAGTCAACAGCAGGTATCCAGCTATCTGGCTCAGCAGGTCACGGCGCAGGGGCTGATTATTGGCGCCAACGAAATCTTCTGGCTGTCAGCCGGGGTTTTCGTCGTGCTGATCGTGCTGGTGTGGTTCGCCAAACCGCCGTTCGGCGGCCACTCGGCTGGCGGCGCGCACTGA
- the ygaH gene encoding L-valine transporter subunit YgaH — translation MNTSVLLIGLLVGTVNFLFRYLPLRLGANRASGNLLRGKTALLLDSIGVASICALLVVSTLPDIMQHTERLLPTLAGFALLTLCFYKTRSIVLSTLLGALCYGIVFKWFQTMA, via the coding sequence ATGAATACTTCAGTATTATTGATTGGTTTGCTGGTGGGAACGGTTAACTTTCTGTTCCGATACCTGCCGCTGCGGCTGGGCGCTAACCGGGCATCCGGTAACCTGCTGCGGGGCAAAACCGCCCTGCTGCTCGATAGTATCGGCGTGGCTTCCATTTGCGCGCTGCTGGTGGTATCCACCCTGCCGGATATCATGCAGCACACAGAAAGATTGTTGCCAACGCTGGCGGGGTTCGCCCTGCTAACGCTTTGTTTTTACAAAACCCGCAGCATCGTACTGTCGACGCTGCTGGGCGCACTGTGCTACGGCATCGTATTTAAATGGTTTCAGACGATGGCCTGA
- the proX gene encoding glycine betaine/L-proline ABC transporter substrate-binding protein ProX, whose amino-acid sequence MRNISMATLALTTVLSTGLFAADDLPGKGITVKPVQSTLSEETFQTLLVSKALEKLGYTVDKPSEVDYNVGYTSVANGDATFTAVNWQPLHDDMYQAAGGDTTFYRKGVYVSGAAQGYLIDKKTAERYHITRLDQLKDPQLAKLFDTNGDGKADLTGCNPGWGCEGVINHQLQAYGLGNTVNHNQGNYAALIADTIARYKQGKPILYFTWTPYWVSDVLVPGHDVVWLQVPFSSLPGKQKGTDTKLPNGANYGFPVSSMHIVANKDWAEKNPAAATLFATMKLPLADINAQNLRMHQGEASQEAIERHVNGWIKAHQAQFDGWINAARAAAK is encoded by the coding sequence ATGCGTAACATCAGTATGGCAACGCTTGCCCTGACTACCGTACTCAGTACTGGTCTCTTTGCCGCCGACGACCTTCCCGGCAAAGGCATCACCGTTAAACCGGTGCAAAGTACCCTCTCCGAAGAAACCTTCCAGACGCTGTTGGTCAGCAAGGCGCTGGAAAAACTGGGTTATACCGTCGATAAGCCCAGCGAAGTGGACTACAACGTCGGTTACACCTCGGTCGCCAACGGCGACGCCACCTTCACCGCCGTCAACTGGCAACCGCTGCACGACGACATGTATCAGGCCGCCGGCGGCGATACCACATTCTACCGTAAAGGCGTCTACGTCTCAGGTGCAGCGCAGGGCTACCTGATCGACAAAAAAACCGCCGAGCGCTACCACATTACCCGTCTGGATCAGCTCAAGGATCCGCAACTGGCAAAACTGTTCGACACCAACGGCGACGGCAAAGCAGACCTGACCGGCTGTAACCCCGGCTGGGGCTGCGAAGGCGTCATCAATCACCAGCTCCAGGCTTACGGACTGGGTAACACCGTCAACCACAATCAGGGTAACTATGCGGCGCTGATCGCCGATACCATCGCCCGCTACAAGCAGGGTAAACCGATCTTGTATTTCACCTGGACGCCGTACTGGGTGAGCGACGTCCTGGTGCCGGGGCATGACGTGGTATGGCTGCAGGTGCCGTTCTCCTCGCTGCCCGGCAAGCAGAAAGGCACCGACACCAAACTGCCTAACGGTGCTAACTACGGTTTCCCGGTCAGCAGTATGCACATCGTCGCCAACAAGGACTGGGCTGAGAAAAACCCGGCCGCGGCCACCCTGTTCGCCACCATGAAACTGCCGCTGGCGGACATCAACGCCCAGAACCTGCGCATGCATCAGGGCGAAGCGTCTCAGGAAGCTATCGAGCGCCACGTCAACGGCTGGATCAAAGCGCATCAGGCACAGTTTGACGGCTGGATCAACGCCGCCCGCGCCGCGGCAAAGTAA
- the trxC gene encoding thioredoxin TrxC — protein MNTVCASCHATNRLPEERNNDHQHAKCGRCGQALFSGKVINATEETLDKLLQDDLPVVVDFWAPWCGPCVNFAPVFESVADENGGKIRFIKVNTEAEPGLSARFRIRSIPTIMLFKHGKVVDMLNGAMPKAPFESWLGESL, from the coding sequence ATGAATACGGTATGTGCATCCTGCCACGCTACCAACCGCCTGCCAGAAGAACGCAATAATGATCATCAACACGCCAAATGCGGCCGCTGCGGTCAGGCGCTGTTCAGCGGTAAGGTGATTAACGCCACTGAAGAAACGCTGGATAAACTGTTGCAGGATGATCTGCCGGTGGTGGTGGATTTCTGGGCACCCTGGTGCGGACCGTGCGTTAACTTTGCCCCGGTATTTGAAAGCGTCGCCGACGAAAACGGCGGCAAAATCCGCTTCATCAAGGTCAACACTGAAGCGGAACCCGGCCTAAGCGCTCGTTTTCGTATCCGCAGCATTCCTACCATCATGCTGTTTAAACACGGCAAGGTGGTTGATATGCTCAACGGCGCCATGCCCAAAGCCCCGTTTGAAAGCTGGCTAGGTGAATCGCTGTAG
- the proV gene encoding glycine betaine/L-proline ABC transporter ATP-binding protein ProV produces MAIKIEVTHLHKIFGEHPERAFRLLEQGLSKDQIFEKTGLTVGVKDASLAIEEGEVFVIMGLSGSGKSTLVRLLNRLIEPTRGQVLIDGEDISRLPDGALRAVRRKKISMVFQSFALMPHLNILDNTAFGMDLAGVPHVEREQKALSALQQVGLEAYANAYPDELSGGMRQRVGLARALANDPDILLMDEAFSALDPLIRTEMQDELIKLQARQQRTIVFISHDLDEAMRIGDRIAIMHSGEVIQVGTPDEILNNPANDYVRTFFRGVDISHVFSAKDIARRSPVAVIRKTPGVGPRSALKILQAEDREYGYVLERGRKFIGVVSIDSLKQALRERQPLEQALLPAPAPVPANMSLNELISQVAQAPCAVPVVDENHEYLGIISKGMLLQALDKEGTLND; encoded by the coding sequence ATGGCAATTAAAATTGAAGTAACGCATCTGCATAAAATATTTGGCGAGCATCCCGAACGGGCATTCAGGCTCCTGGAACAGGGGCTAAGCAAGGATCAGATTTTTGAGAAAACCGGTCTGACGGTAGGGGTAAAAGACGCCAGTCTGGCCATTGAAGAAGGCGAAGTTTTTGTGATCATGGGATTGTCCGGTTCCGGTAAATCCACCCTGGTACGCCTTCTCAATCGCCTGATAGAACCCACCCGTGGTCAGGTGCTGATCGACGGCGAGGATATCTCTCGTCTGCCGGACGGCGCACTGCGTGCGGTTCGTCGTAAGAAGATCAGCATGGTGTTTCAGTCTTTCGCGTTGATGCCTCACCTGAATATTCTCGACAACACCGCATTCGGCATGGATCTGGCCGGGGTGCCCCACGTGGAACGCGAGCAAAAAGCGCTGAGCGCGCTGCAGCAGGTCGGCCTGGAGGCGTACGCCAACGCTTACCCGGACGAACTCTCCGGCGGGATGCGTCAGCGTGTCGGCCTGGCTCGCGCGCTGGCCAATGACCCCGACATCCTGTTGATGGACGAAGCGTTTTCAGCGCTCGACCCGTTGATCCGCACCGAGATGCAGGATGAGCTGATCAAACTGCAGGCGCGCCAGCAGCGCACCATTGTGTTCATATCGCACGATCTGGACGAAGCGATGCGCATCGGCGATCGCATCGCCATCATGCACAGCGGCGAGGTGATTCAGGTCGGTACGCCGGACGAGATTCTCAATAACCCGGCTAACGACTATGTGCGTACCTTTTTCCGCGGCGTAGATATCAGCCACGTGTTCAGCGCCAAAGACATCGCCCGACGCAGCCCGGTGGCGGTGATCCGCAAAACGCCGGGCGTCGGCCCGCGATCCGCGCTCAAGATCCTGCAAGCGGAAGATCGCGAGTACGGGTATGTGCTGGAGCGGGGCCGCAAGTTCATCGGTGTAGTCTCCATCGATTCCCTCAAACAGGCGCTGCGCGAACGGCAACCACTGGAGCAGGCATTGCTGCCCGCTCCGGCGCCGGTCCCCGCGAACATGTCGCTCAATGAGCTGATATCCCAAGTAGCGCAAGCCCCCTGCGCGGTACCTGTTGTGGACGAAAACCATGAATATCTCGGCATTATCTCCAAAGGGATGCTGCTGCAGGCGCTGGATAAGGAGGGTACGCTGAATGACTGA
- a CDS encoding AzlC family ABC transporter permease: MNPDTVNSVSSSQADTRTTADASFANGLFDSLPIVIGYVPVAFAFGLNAVKLGFTPLEAIFLSCIIYAGASQFVITALLSAGASIWVAALTVMAMDVRHVLYGPSLRRRIVQRLPTGKTAWWAFGLTDEVFAAATARLSRDNRRWSESWMLGVALSAWLSWVAGTVLGAVFGNGPLAGYPAVEAALAFMLPALFLSFLLASFRRRQSLVVAAALGGAGLGLLVSSIPAAILIGIGGGCLASLYQPASIKEETR, translated from the coding sequence ATGAACCCAGACACCGTGAATTCTGTTTCTTCCAGCCAGGCTGATACCCGCACGACGGCCGACGCCTCGTTTGCCAACGGCCTGTTTGATAGCCTGCCTATCGTCATCGGTTACGTGCCGGTGGCGTTCGCCTTTGGCTTGAACGCCGTCAAGCTGGGTTTCACGCCGCTGGAAGCCATTTTTCTTTCCTGCATCATTTACGCCGGCGCCAGCCAGTTCGTCATCACCGCGCTACTGAGCGCGGGCGCGTCTATCTGGGTGGCGGCATTGACCGTCATGGCGATGGACGTACGCCATGTGTTGTACGGCCCGTCGCTGCGTCGCCGCATTGTGCAGCGGCTGCCGACCGGTAAAACCGCCTGGTGGGCGTTCGGACTGACCGATGAAGTGTTCGCCGCCGCGACCGCGCGATTATCGCGGGATAACCGGCGCTGGAGCGAATCCTGGATGCTGGGAGTGGCGTTGAGCGCCTGGCTGTCGTGGGTTGCCGGCACCGTGCTCGGCGCCGTATTCGGTAATGGCCCGCTGGCAGGTTATCCTGCCGTCGAAGCCGCTCTGGCGTTTATGCTGCCGGCGCTATTTCTGAGTTTTCTGCTCGCGTCCTTCAGGCGCCGTCAGAGTCTGGTGGTAGCCGCCGCGCTGGGCGGCGCCGGTCTGGGGCTGCTGGTATCGTCCATTCCGGCCGCCATCCTGATCGGCATCGGCGGCGGTTGTCTGGCATCGCTGTATCAACCGGCATCAATAAAGGAAGAAACGCGATGA
- the mprA gene encoding transcriptional repressor MprA, which produces MESSFAPIEDMLRMRASRRPDFPYREVLLLRLFLHMQTKILEHRNRMLKEQDINETLFMALLTLESQENYCIQPSELSAALGSSRTNATRIADELEKRGWIERRESDSDRRCLYLYMTEKGKAFLDELLPPQHRSLNILCSALEDSERDQLEVLMRKLLLRLDEMDQDGI; this is translated from the coding sequence ATGGAAAGTTCATTCGCCCCAATTGAAGACATGTTGCGTATGCGGGCTTCACGCCGCCCGGATTTCCCGTACCGGGAAGTCCTGCTGCTGCGTTTATTCCTGCATATGCAAACCAAAATACTGGAACACCGCAACCGTATGCTGAAAGAACAGGACATCAATGAAACCCTGTTCATGGCGCTGCTTACCTTGGAATCGCAGGAAAATTATTGCATCCAGCCTTCTGAACTGAGCGCTGCGCTCGGCTCCTCGCGCACCAACGCTACCCGCATCGCGGATGAGCTGGAAAAACGTGGATGGATTGAACGGCGCGAGAGCGACAGCGACCGCCGCTGTCTGTACTTGTACATGACCGAGAAGGGCAAAGCCTTTCTGGACGAACTGCTGCCGCCTCAGCACCGCAGCCTGAATATTCTCTGCTCTGCCCTCGAAGACAGTGAAAGAGATCAGTTGGAAGTGCTGATGCGCAAGCTGTTACTGCGTCTTGACGAAATGGATCAGGACGGCATTTAA